In a genomic window of Bradyrhizobium ontarionense:
- a CDS encoding extracellular solute-binding protein encodes MTPALGTAASLVPLDAAQAQAGEQLVWRHGLSLFGQIKYPADFKRFDYVNPDAPKGGTARMISIGTFDNFNIVVMYVKGNIAPAAALVYETLMTRSQDEVSTEYGLLAESAAYPDDFSWVIYRLRKEARWQDGKPVTPEDVIFSLEVLKKNSPHYSSYYRHVGKAEKTGDLEVKFTFDGPGNRELPHIVGELLVLPKHWWEGTDAQGRKRDVTATTLEPPLGSSPYRIKEFVPGRSIKVERVKDYWGEKLPVQVGQNNFDELQFEFFRDNIVALEAFKADQADWISENSAKQWATAYDFPAIKDKRVVKDEFPISDSGRMQGFAFNLRRPQFQDARLRRAFNYAFDFEEMNKQLFYGQYKRINSYFEGTDLACSGLPQGQELQILEGMRDKVPPEVFTTVYQGPVGGNPDAVRGNLREATKLLKEAGFEIKDHKLTDPTGKPVTVELLVQDPSSERIVLFYKPSLERLGVAVTVRQVDNVQYENRVRTFDYDMIVDVWGQSLSPGNEQRDFWGSKAADEPGSKNSVGIKNPAVDELIEKIIFAKDRASLEAATHALDRVLLWNFYVVPQFTYPFARSARWDRFGHAELPKYARSGWPNLWWYDADKAAKVKRS; translated from the coding sequence ATGACCCCGGCGCTCGGCACCGCGGCCAGCCTCGTTCCTCTCGACGCCGCGCAGGCGCAGGCCGGCGAGCAGCTGGTCTGGCGTCACGGCCTGTCGCTGTTCGGCCAGATCAAGTATCCCGCAGACTTCAAGCGCTTCGACTACGTTAATCCCGACGCGCCCAAGGGCGGCACGGCCCGCATGATCTCGATCGGGACCTTCGACAATTTCAACATCGTCGTGATGTATGTGAAGGGCAACATCGCGCCCGCCGCGGCGCTGGTCTACGAGACGCTGATGACGCGGTCTCAGGACGAGGTCTCGACCGAATACGGCCTGCTCGCCGAGTCCGCCGCCTATCCGGACGATTTCTCCTGGGTCATCTATCGCCTCCGTAAGGAAGCGCGCTGGCAGGACGGCAAGCCGGTGACGCCCGAGGACGTCATCTTTTCGCTCGAGGTTCTGAAGAAGAACAGCCCGCACTACTCGTCCTACTACCGCCATGTCGGGAAGGCCGAGAAGACCGGCGATCTCGAGGTCAAGTTCACCTTCGATGGACCCGGCAATCGCGAGCTGCCGCACATCGTGGGCGAGCTGCTGGTGCTGCCGAAGCATTGGTGGGAGGGCACGGATGCGCAAGGGCGCAAGCGCGACGTTACCGCCACGACCTTGGAGCCGCCGCTCGGGTCGAGCCCGTATCGCATCAAGGAATTCGTTCCCGGCCGCTCGATCAAGGTGGAGCGCGTCAAGGACTATTGGGGCGAAAAACTTCCCGTTCAGGTCGGCCAGAATAATTTCGACGAGCTGCAGTTCGAGTTCTTCCGCGACAACATCGTCGCGCTCGAAGCCTTCAAGGCCGATCAGGCGGACTGGATCAGCGAGAACTCGGCCAAGCAATGGGCCACGGCCTACGACTTCCCGGCCATCAAAGACAAGCGGGTGGTCAAGGACGAATTTCCGATCAGCGATTCCGGCCGGATGCAGGGCTTCGCCTTCAACCTGCGGCGTCCGCAGTTCCAGGACGCGCGGCTGCGGCGCGCCTTCAACTACGCCTTCGATTTCGAGGAGATGAACAAGCAGTTGTTCTACGGCCAGTACAAGCGGATCAACAGCTATTTCGAAGGCACCGATCTGGCCTGCTCCGGGCTGCCGCAGGGCCAGGAGCTGCAGATCCTCGAAGGCATGCGCGACAAGGTGCCGCCGGAGGTTTTCACGACGGTTTATCAGGGCCCGGTGGGTGGCAACCCCGACGCCGTCCGCGGCAATCTGCGCGAGGCCACGAAGCTGTTGAAGGAGGCCGGTTTCGAGATCAAGGACCATAAGCTGACCGATCCCACCGGCAAGCCCGTCACCGTCGAGCTGCTGGTCCAGGATCCGTCGTCCGAGCGTATCGTGCTGTTCTACAAGCCCTCGCTGGAGCGCCTGGGCGTCGCCGTCACTGTCCGCCAGGTCGACAACGTCCAGTATGAGAACCGGGTGCGCACCTTCGACTACGACATGATCGTCGATGTCTGGGGGCAGTCGTTGTCTCCGGGCAACGAGCAGCGCGACTTCTGGGGCTCCAAGGCCGCTGACGAACCCGGCTCGAAGAACTCGGTCGGCATCAAGAACCCGGCGGTCGACGAGCTGATCGAGAAGATCATCTTCGCGAAGGATCGCGCCAGCCTCGAAGCGGCGACGCATGCACTCGACCGGGTGCTGCTGTGGAATTTCTACGTCGTCCCGCAATTCACCTATCCGTTCGCGCGCAGCGCGCGCTGGGACCGCTTCGGCCATGCGGAGCTGCCGAAATACGCCCGGTCCGGCTGGCCGAATCTGTGGTGGTACGACGCCGACAAGGCTGCCAAGGTGAAGCGCTCTTGA
- a CDS encoding c-type cytochrome: protein MDSFELNKIIGAVLAACLVVLVTSFTASALFAPKMPEKPGFEIAVKEAEGAAKGGAAPTAAEPIEKLLQTASVEKGAAAAKKCAACHTFAKGEKNGVGPNLYGIVGDKVGEGRGFNFSAGMKGKGGTWSIDALNQFITNPKGYVPGTAMGFAGIQKDSERADVLAYLNSLADSPAPLPTAAK, encoded by the coding sequence ATGGACTCCTTCGAACTGAACAAAATCATCGGCGCCGTCCTGGCCGCCTGTCTGGTCGTGCTGGTGACGAGCTTCACCGCCAGCGCGCTGTTTGCGCCGAAAATGCCGGAGAAGCCGGGTTTCGAGATCGCCGTGAAGGAAGCCGAGGGCGCCGCCAAGGGTGGCGCTGCGCCGACCGCCGCCGAGCCGATCGAGAAGCTGCTGCAGACCGCTTCCGTCGAGAAGGGCGCTGCCGCCGCCAAGAAGTGCGCGGCCTGCCACACCTTCGCGAAGGGCGAGAAGAACGGTGTCGGCCCCAACCTCTATGGCATCGTCGGCGACAAGGTCGGCGAGGGCCGCGGCTTCAACTTCTCGGCCGGGATGAAGGGCAAGGGCGGCACCTGGAGCATCGATGCGCTCAACCAGTTCATCACCAATCCGAAGGGCTACGTTCCGGGCACCGCGATGGGCTTCGCCGGTATCCAGAAGGACTCAGAGCGCGCCGACGTGCTGGCCTATCTGAACTCGCTGGCCGACAGCCCGGCCCCGCTGCCGACCGCCGCCAAGTGA
- a CDS encoding 3-deoxy-manno-octulosonate cytidylyltransferase, translating into MTNPRILVLIPARMASTRLPGKPLLDIAGQPMIVQVLRRAQEAAIGRVAVATDTPEIAAAIEAAGGEVVMTRPDHPSGSDRIHEALCKLDPAREAEIVVNLQGDFPTIDPQNISDVLPPLDDPTVDIATLAAQIHTEEESLNPNVVKAVGSPLGGRRMRALYFTRATAPHGDGPRYHHIGLYAYRRAALERFVSLPPSPLEQQEKLEQLRALEAGMRIDVMVVDAVPRGVDTPADLETARRLLSKA; encoded by the coding sequence ATGACCAACCCACGTATCTTGGTGCTGATCCCCGCCCGCATGGCCTCGACCCGCCTGCCGGGCAAGCCGCTGCTCGACATCGCCGGCCAGCCGATGATCGTGCAGGTGCTGCGCCGCGCGCAGGAAGCCGCGATCGGCCGCGTGGCTGTGGCCACCGACACGCCCGAAATCGCTGCGGCGATAGAAGCTGCGGGCGGCGAAGTGGTCATGACGCGGCCGGATCATCCGTCCGGCTCCGATCGCATCCACGAAGCCCTCTGCAAGCTGGACCCTGCGCGGGAAGCCGAGATCGTGGTCAATCTGCAGGGCGACTTCCCGACCATCGACCCGCAGAACATCAGCGACGTTCTGCCGCCGCTGGATGATCCCACGGTGGACATCGCCACGCTGGCGGCCCAGATCCACACCGAGGAGGAGAGCCTCAATCCGAACGTCGTCAAGGCGGTCGGCTCGCCGCTCGGCGGGCGGCGCATGCGCGCGCTGTATTTCACCCGGGCCACGGCGCCGCATGGCGACGGACCGCGCTACCACCACATCGGCCTCTACGCCTACCGCCGGGCGGCGCTGGAGCGATTCGTCAGCCTGCCGCCGTCGCCGCTGGAGCAGCAGGAGAAGCTGGAGCAGCTGCGGGCGCTGGAGGCCGGCATGCGCATCGACGTCATGGTCGTCGACGCCGTGCCCCGCGGCGTCGACACCCCGGCCGATCTCGAAACCGCGCGCCGGCTTTTGTCCAAAGCCTGA
- a CDS encoding prephenate dehydratase has translation MSKILKIAFQGEPGANSHIAISEAYPAAEAMPCPTFEDALSAISSGEADLGMIPIENSVAGRVADIHHLLPASGLYIIGEWFLPVRHQLMALKGTKLADIKTVESHVHALGQCRRIIRQLGVRPIVAGDTAGSARDVSQRGDKSVAAIASRLAAEIYGLDILAEDIEDEAHNTTRFVVLAREEQWAEQNSGPLVTSFVFRVRNLPAALYKALGGFATNGVNMTKLESYMVDGNFFATQFYADVDGHPNDRGLAFALEELKFFSRELRIVGVYPAHPFRATFSETRE, from the coding sequence ATGAGCAAGATCTTGAAAATCGCATTCCAAGGCGAGCCGGGAGCCAATTCCCACATCGCCATTTCCGAGGCTTACCCGGCCGCTGAGGCCATGCCCTGCCCGACCTTCGAGGATGCGCTGAGCGCGATCTCCTCCGGCGAGGCGGACCTCGGCATGATTCCGATCGAGAACTCGGTCGCCGGCCGCGTCGCCGACATCCACCACCTGCTGCCGGCCTCGGGCCTCTACATCATCGGCGAGTGGTTCCTGCCGGTCCGCCACCAGTTGATGGCGCTGAAGGGCACCAAGCTTGCGGACATCAAGACGGTCGAGAGCCACGTCCACGCGCTCGGCCAGTGCCGCCGCATCATCCGCCAGCTCGGCGTCCGGCCGATCGTGGCCGGCGACACTGCGGGCAGCGCGCGCGATGTGTCCCAGCGCGGCGACAAGAGCGTGGCGGCCATCGCCTCGCGCCTCGCCGCCGAAATCTACGGCTTGGACATCCTCGCCGAGGACATCGAGGACGAGGCCCACAACACCACCCGCTTCGTGGTGCTCGCGCGCGAGGAGCAATGGGCCGAGCAGAATTCCGGCCCGCTGGTGACGAGCTTCGTGTTCCGCGTCCGCAACCTGCCCGCCGCGCTGTACAAGGCGCTCGGCGGCTTCGCCACCAACGGCGTCAACATGACCAAGCTCGAAAGCTACATGGTCGACGGCAATTTCTTCGCCACGCAGTTCTATGCCGATGTCGACGGTCATCCCAACGACCGCGGCCTCGCCTTCGCGCTGGAGGAATTGAAGTTCTTCTCGCGCGAGCTCCGCATCGTCGGCGTCTATCCGGCTCATCCGTTCCGGGCGACGTTCAGCGAGACACGAGAGTAG
- a CDS encoding LysR family transcriptional regulator: protein MDLVALADFNLVARHGGFGRAARAAGRPKATLSRRVMELEAALDLRLLERGGRALKLTEEGRALFERTGALLTELDETAAAIASGGDTPRGRLRISAPVQFSQSAMGRIAAGFALKFPQVRLEVTTEDRTVDMIEEGYDLVIRVNPDPDDSLVGRIFLRDRLVVVASPGLARPAENVAVPVVARGAGDRAGAWDVMAPTGRSRIAIDPVLRLSSLVMVRDAVRAGAGAARLPISLVSHDLAAGTLVHWGDVDGPEIALWTLYPSRRLLSARVSAFLDFLKEAFPMGTPAELAAYVGS from the coding sequence ATGGATCTCGTTGCCCTCGCCGATTTCAACCTGGTTGCCCGCCACGGCGGATTCGGTCGTGCTGCGCGCGCCGCCGGGCGTCCCAAGGCGACGCTGTCCCGTCGGGTCATGGAACTGGAGGCCGCCCTCGACCTGCGTCTCCTCGAGCGCGGGGGGCGCGCCCTGAAGCTCACCGAGGAAGGACGGGCGCTGTTCGAGCGGACCGGGGCGTTGCTCACCGAGCTCGACGAGACCGCAGCGGCGATCGCTTCGGGTGGAGACACGCCGCGCGGCAGGCTGCGCATCAGCGCACCCGTGCAGTTTTCGCAGAGCGCGATGGGCAGGATCGCTGCCGGGTTCGCGCTGAAGTTTCCGCAAGTCCGGCTCGAGGTCACGACGGAGGACCGCACCGTCGACATGATCGAAGAAGGTTACGACCTAGTGATCCGGGTCAATCCGGATCCGGATGACAGCCTTGTCGGGCGCATCTTTCTGCGCGACCGGCTGGTGGTCGTCGCAAGCCCGGGCCTCGCGCGACCGGCGGAGAACGTCGCTGTCCCGGTTGTCGCGCGCGGCGCGGGTGATCGCGCTGGCGCGTGGGATGTGATGGCGCCAACTGGAAGATCACGCATCGCGATCGATCCGGTGCTTCGCCTGTCGTCGCTCGTGATGGTCCGCGATGCGGTCCGAGCGGGCGCCGGCGCCGCACGCCTTCCGATCTCGCTTGTCAGTCACGATCTCGCTGCCGGCACGTTGGTCCATTGGGGTGACGTCGACGGACCGGAGATCGCGCTGTGGACGCTCTATCCGTCGCGGCGGCTGTTGAGCGCGCGTGTCTCCGCCTTCCTCGATTTCTTGAAGGAGGCCTTCCCGATGGGAACGCCTGCCGAGCTGGCCGCCTATGTCGGGTCATAG
- a CDS encoding SDR family oxidoreductase, translating to MTILVTGATGTVGRHVVEQLVRRGADVRALVRNPAKANLPAGVQIAQGDLLDVDSLRSAFSGVSTLFLLNAVTPDEFTQALIALNIAREAGIERIVYLSVIHSDVYVNVPHFAGKFGVERMIEQMGLNATILRPAYFMNNDLTIKDVVLGYGVYPMPIGAKGLAMIDIRDIGEIAAIELIRREQSAAPLPLARINLVGPDTLTGADAAAIWSDVLGRTIAYGGDNTAQFETNLRQVMPSWTAFDMRLMSERFLTDGMVPDEGDVARLTALLGRPLRSYRNFVTDITTAA from the coding sequence ATGACCATCCTCGTTACCGGCGCCACTGGCACCGTTGGCCGTCACGTCGTCGAACAGCTCGTCAGGCGCGGCGCCGATGTCCGCGCCCTCGTCCGCAATCCTGCCAAGGCCAACTTGCCGGCAGGCGTCCAGATCGCACAAGGCGACCTGCTCGACGTCGATTCGCTGCGCAGCGCGTTCTCGGGCGTCTCGACCCTGTTCCTGCTCAACGCCGTCACGCCTGATGAATTCACGCAGGCACTGATCGCGCTCAACATCGCCCGCGAGGCGGGCATCGAGCGGATCGTCTATCTCTCGGTGATCCACAGCGACGTCTACGTCAACGTGCCGCACTTCGCCGGCAAGTTCGGTGTCGAGCGAATGATTGAGCAGATGGGCTTGAACGCCACCATCCTGCGGCCGGCCTACTTCATGAACAACGATCTCACGATCAAGGACGTCGTGCTCGGCTACGGCGTCTACCCGATGCCGATCGGAGCCAAGGGCCTCGCCATGATCGACATCCGTGACATCGGCGAGATCGCAGCAATCGAGCTGATCCGCCGTGAGCAGTCCGCAGCGCCACTCCCGCTCGCGCGGATCAACCTGGTCGGTCCGGACACGCTGACCGGCGCTGATGCCGCCGCGATCTGGTCGGACGTGCTGGGGCGGACGATCGCCTATGGCGGCGACAACACCGCGCAGTTCGAGACCAACCTCCGGCAGGTCATGCCGAGCTGGACGGCGTTCGACATGCGGCTGATGAGCGAGCGCTTCCTGACCGACGGCATGGTCCCGGACGAAGGCGACGTCGCGCGCCTGACGGCGCTGCTGGGTCGCCCGCTGCGCTCTTATCGCAACTTCGTCACAGACATCACGACCGCGGCCTGA
- a CDS encoding NAD(P)-dependent oxidoreductase, giving the protein MTNLNTNNVATVKSKILVLGATGGAGRLIVREALARGYEVTALVRSPEKARDLQGARLVVGDARDEAALRKALKGQDAVISALGTPASPFREVTLLSTVTRSLVSAMQAEHVSRLVAITGMGAGDSAAHGGFLFDRLIFPLLLRKVYADKNRQEAIIGDSGLDWVLVRPSVLNDKPGGHAVRALTDLSGFHGGTIARADVARFVVDQVSDDSFLHRSPLITS; this is encoded by the coding sequence GTGACCAATCTCAACACCAACAACGTCGCCACCGTGAAGTCGAAAATCCTTGTCCTTGGCGCCACCGGCGGCGCCGGCCGCCTGATTGTTCGCGAGGCGCTGGCGCGTGGTTACGAGGTCACCGCGCTGGTGCGTTCGCCCGAGAAGGCCCGCGACCTGCAAGGCGCGCGTCTCGTCGTCGGTGACGCCCGCGACGAAGCTGCGTTGCGGAAGGCGCTCAAGGGCCAGGACGCGGTCATCAGTGCACTGGGCACGCCGGCCAGTCCGTTCCGCGAGGTGACGCTGCTCTCGACGGTGACGCGATCGCTGGTCAGTGCTATGCAGGCAGAGCACGTCTCGCGGCTGGTTGCCATCACGGGGATGGGCGCCGGTGACAGCGCCGCACACGGCGGCTTTCTGTTCGACAGGCTGATTTTTCCGCTGCTGCTGCGCAAGGTGTACGCCGACAAGAATCGGCAGGAAGCGATCATCGGGGATAGCGGGCTCGACTGGGTGCTCGTTCGTCCTTCCGTGCTGAACGACAAGCCGGGCGGCCACGCGGTGCGCGCATTGACGGATCTCTCCGGTTTTCATGGCGGGACGATTGCGCGGGCGGATGTCGCGCGCTTCGTCGTGGACCAGGTGAGCGACGACAGCTTCCTGCATCGCTCGCCCCTGATCACATCGTGA
- a CDS encoding LLM class flavin-dependent oxidoreductase, with amino-acid sequence MIPLSVLDLSVTTTATKPSAALRNSIDLARHVDQLGYVRYWLAEHHSLPSVASPSPDIMIGQIAAATQHIRVGSGGVMLPNHAPLVVAERFKMLEALFPGRIDLGLGRAPGTDGTTAYALRSRLDRREGDDFLERLHELMLWETREFPAGHPYNNVIAMPDDAPLPPIWLLGSSDYSSELSAQLGLGFGFAHHFASHDAVDAMTNYRAHFTPSRWRSQPHAILAVAVVTADTDAEAERLASSMDLNRLRRDRGQFLPLPSPEEVAAYLYTDADRASIARNRSRLFVGSPSTVRAKLDPMIAASQADELMVITATFDHEARKRSYSLLADAFGLERKAAA; translated from the coding sequence ATGATACCGCTTTCCGTCCTCGACCTCTCCGTCACCACCACGGCGACCAAGCCGTCGGCGGCGTTACGCAACAGCATCGACTTGGCCCGCCACGTCGATCAGCTCGGCTATGTCCGCTATTGGCTGGCTGAGCACCACAGCCTGCCCTCGGTGGCGAGCCCGTCGCCCGACATCATGATCGGGCAGATCGCGGCGGCGACTCAGCACATCCGCGTCGGCTCCGGCGGCGTGATGCTGCCCAACCATGCGCCGCTGGTGGTCGCCGAGCGCTTCAAGATGCTGGAGGCGCTGTTTCCCGGCCGCATCGATCTCGGCCTGGGACGTGCGCCAGGCACCGACGGCACCACGGCCTATGCGCTGCGCAGCCGGCTCGACCGCCGCGAGGGCGACGATTTCCTGGAGCGGCTGCACGAGCTGATGCTATGGGAGACGCGCGAATTTCCCGCGGGCCACCCCTATAACAACGTCATAGCGATGCCCGATGATGCACCGCTGCCGCCGATCTGGCTGCTCGGCTCAAGCGACTATTCCAGCGAGCTGTCGGCGCAGCTCGGCTTGGGGTTCGGCTTTGCGCATCATTTCGCCAGCCACGACGCAGTCGATGCGATGACCAATTATCGCGCGCATTTCACGCCGTCGCGCTGGCGGTCGCAGCCGCACGCGATCCTGGCTGTGGCCGTGGTGACGGCGGATACCGATGCCGAAGCCGAGCGGCTGGCGTCGTCGATGGACCTCAATCGGCTCCGGCGCGACCGCGGCCAGTTTCTGCCGCTGCCGAGCCCGGAGGAGGTGGCGGCCTATCTGTATACAGACGCCGACCGCGCCTCGATCGCGCGCAACCGCTCGCGGCTGTTCGTCGGCTCGCCGTCGACGGTGCGGGCCAAGCTCGATCCGATGATCGCCGCCAGCCAGGCCGACGAGCTGATGGTGATCACGGCGACCTTCGACCACGAGGCGCGCAAGCGCTCCTACAGCCTGCTCGCCGACGCGTTCGGTCTGGAGCGGAAGGCGGCAGCGTAA
- the metF gene encoding methylenetetrahydrofolate reductase [NAD(P)H] has protein sequence MTDLASAITDGHSAINRPKISFEFFPPKSEEMDRTLWSSIERLAPLEPSFVSVTYGAGGSTRERTHATIARILKETALLPAAHLTCVGASRGEIDEVVDRYHEVGVRHIVALRGDPPGGIGAPYSTRADGYQTSPELIEGIKRRHPDIDVIVSAYPEKHPESRDFDADIDMLQAKIDAGATRAITQVFFDNDLYFRYLDRVRARGIDIPIVPGIMPLHNFKQARAFVTRTGTTVPDWLAEKFDGLDDDPETRKLVAATVAAGQVQKLAKQGVDTFHFYTMNRADLVFAISHLLGIRPKSANKAAA, from the coding sequence ATGACCGACCTCGCCTCCGCCATCACCGACGGCCATTCCGCGATCAACAGGCCGAAAATCTCGTTCGAGTTCTTCCCGCCGAAGTCCGAGGAGATGGACCGGACGCTGTGGTCCTCGATCGAGCGTCTGGCGCCGCTGGAGCCGAGCTTCGTCTCCGTTACCTACGGCGCTGGCGGCTCGACGCGCGAGCGCACCCACGCCACCATCGCGCGCATCCTGAAAGAAACCGCACTGCTGCCGGCAGCGCATCTGACCTGCGTCGGCGCCTCCCGTGGCGAGATCGACGAGGTCGTCGACCGCTATCATGAGGTCGGCGTCCGCCACATCGTGGCATTGCGCGGCGATCCGCCCGGCGGCATCGGCGCGCCCTATTCCACCCGCGCCGACGGCTACCAGACCTCCCCCGAGCTGATCGAAGGCATCAAGAGGCGCCATCCCGACATCGACGTCATCGTCTCGGCCTATCCGGAGAAGCACCCGGAGAGCCGCGACTTCGACGCCGACATCGACATGCTCCAGGCCAAGATCGACGCCGGCGCGACCCGCGCCATCACCCAGGTGTTCTTCGACAACGACCTCTACTTCCGCTACCTCGACCGCGTCCGTGCCCGCGGCATCGACATTCCGATCGTGCCGGGCATCATGCCGCTGCACAATTTCAAGCAGGCGCGCGCCTTCGTCACCCGCACCGGCACCACGGTGCCGGACTGGCTCGCCGAGAAGTTCGACGGCCTCGATGACGATCCCGAGACCCGCAAGCTGGTCGCCGCGACCGTCGCCGCCGGCCAGGTGCAGAAGCTCGCCAAGCAGGGCGTCGACACCTTCCATTTCTACACCATGAACCGCGCCGACCTCGTATTCGCGATCAGCCATCTGCTCGGCATTCGCCCGAAGTCCGCCAACAAGGCCGCCGCCTGA